A single region of the Streptomyces caelestis genome encodes:
- a CDS encoding HTH domain-containing protein, which translates to MTEATDLAERAGDRDPRVGLRAVAALRRLLEQLEAVQVRNARNQGWSWQEIATELGVSRQAVHKKYGRH; encoded by the coding sequence ATGACCGAAGCAACCGATCTGGCCGAGCGTGCGGGCGACCGTGATCCACGGGTCGGCCTGCGCGCCGTCGCCGCCCTGCGCAGGCTGCTGGAGCAGCTGGAAGCCGTACAGGTGCGCAACGCGCGCAACCAGGGCTGGTCGTGGCAGGAGATCGCCACCGAACTCGGTGTGAGCAGGCAGGCCGTGCACAAGAAGTACGGGAGGCATTGA
- a CDS encoding ABC transporter substrate-binding protein: MTASSTRRTTAAHSRLAAVGAIAVAGALMLTGCGDQTKDTGSDSETATAAAPLADKLPKSIRDKGVVKVGADIAYAPVEFKDSSGKVVGIDPDIAAAMGKQLGVDFQFENGTFDTLLTGLRSKRYDIAMSAMTDSKERQEGIDPDTGKKVGEGVDFVDYFTAGVSIYTKKGDDQGIKTWSDLCGKKIVLQRGTTSENLAKAEAKKCPANKKMSIEAFDNDQQAQTRLRAGGADAGSSDFPVAAYAVKTSGGGKDFQLVGEQVEAAPYGIAVAKSQTQLRDALKAALDAIIKNGEYEKILKKWGVTDGAVKEATINAGGK; this comes from the coding sequence ATGACCGCAAGCTCCACCCGTCGTACGACCGCCGCGCACTCCCGGCTAGCAGCGGTCGGTGCGATCGCGGTCGCAGGCGCGCTGATGCTCACCGGATGCGGTGACCAGACCAAGGACACCGGCTCGGACAGCGAGACCGCGACGGCCGCGGCCCCGCTCGCCGACAAGCTGCCGAAGTCGATCCGCGACAAGGGCGTCGTCAAGGTCGGTGCGGACATCGCGTACGCCCCGGTCGAGTTCAAGGACAGCTCCGGCAAGGTCGTCGGCATCGACCCGGACATCGCGGCCGCCATGGGCAAGCAGCTCGGTGTCGACTTCCAGTTCGAGAACGGCACCTTCGACACCCTGCTCACCGGCCTGCGCTCCAAGCGGTACGACATCGCGATGTCCGCGATGACCGACTCCAAGGAGCGTCAGGAGGGCATCGACCCGGACACCGGCAAGAAGGTCGGCGAGGGTGTCGACTTCGTGGACTACTTCACCGCCGGTGTCTCGATCTACACCAAGAAGGGCGACGACCAGGGCATCAAGACCTGGTCCGACCTGTGCGGCAAGAAGATCGTGCTGCAGCGCGGCACGACCTCCGAGAACCTCGCCAAGGCCGAGGCGAAGAAGTGCCCGGCGAACAAGAAGATGTCGATCGAGGCCTTCGACAACGACCAGCAGGCCCAGACCCGCCTGCGCGCGGGCGGCGCCGACGCCGGCTCGTCCGACTTCCCGGTCGCCGCGTACGCCGTGAAGACCTCCGGCGGCGGCAAGGACTTCCAGCTGGTCGGCGAGCAGGTCGAGGCCGCCCCGTACGGCATCGCGGTCGCCAAGAGCCAGACGCAGCTCCGCGACGCCCTCAAGGCCGCGCTGGACGCGATCATCAAGAACGGCGAGTACGAGAAGATCCTCAAGAAGTGGGGCGTCACGGACGGCGCCGTGAAGGAAGCCACCATCAACGCCGGCGGCAAGTGA
- a CDS encoding zinc-binding dehydrogenase has translation MFAVYAARIDRDQPLAGLELGERPAPEARPGWSTVTVKAASLNHHDLWSLRGVGLAEDKLPMILGCDAAGVDEDGNEVVLHSVIGQSGHGVGPKEPRSILTERYQGTFAEQVAVPTWNILPKPKELSFEEAACLPTAWLTAYRMLFTNAGVRPGDSVLVQGAGGGVATAAIVLGKAAGLRVFATSRDEAKRKRAVELGAVEALESGARLPQRVDAVIETVGAATWSHSVKSLKPGGTLVISGATSGDRPSHAELTRIFFLELKVVGSTMGTKDELEDLLAFCAATGVRPVIDDVLPMDRAREGFERLASGEQFGKVVLTNP, from the coding sequence ATGTTCGCTGTCTACGCCGCCCGAATCGACCGCGACCAGCCACTGGCCGGCCTGGAGTTGGGAGAGCGTCCGGCTCCCGAGGCCCGCCCCGGCTGGAGCACCGTCACGGTCAAGGCCGCCTCCCTCAACCATCACGACCTGTGGTCCCTGCGCGGCGTCGGCCTCGCAGAGGACAAGCTGCCGATGATCCTCGGCTGTGACGCCGCCGGCGTCGACGAGGACGGCAACGAGGTCGTCCTGCACTCCGTGATCGGACAGAGCGGGCACGGGGTCGGCCCGAAGGAGCCCCGCTCCATCCTCACCGAGCGCTACCAGGGCACGTTCGCCGAGCAGGTCGCCGTGCCGACCTGGAACATCCTGCCCAAGCCCAAGGAGCTCTCCTTCGAGGAGGCCGCCTGTCTGCCCACGGCATGGCTGACCGCGTACCGGATGCTGTTCACCAACGCGGGCGTGCGGCCCGGCGACTCCGTGCTCGTGCAGGGAGCCGGGGGCGGTGTCGCCACGGCCGCCATCGTGCTGGGGAAGGCCGCCGGACTCCGGGTCTTCGCCACGAGCCGGGACGAGGCCAAGCGGAAGCGGGCCGTGGAGCTGGGAGCCGTGGAGGCCCTGGAGTCGGGGGCGCGGCTGCCGCAGCGGGTCGACGCCGTGATCGAGACCGTAGGGGCCGCCACCTGGTCGCACTCAGTGAAGTCGCTGAAGCCCGGTGGCACGCTGGTGATTTCCGGCGCCACCAGTGGTGACCGGCCCTCGCACGCCGAACTGACCCGGATCTTCTTCCTGGAGCTCAAGGTCGTCGGGTCGACGATGGGCACCAAGGACGAGCTGGAGGACCTGCTCGCGTTCTGTGCCGCCACCGGTGTGCGGCCGGTCATCGACGACGTACTGCCCATGGACCGTGCCCGGGAGGGCTTCGAACGGCTGGCCTCGGGTGAGCAGTTCGGGAAGGTCGTGCTCACCAATCCCTAG
- a CDS encoding NAD(P)-dependent malic enzyme translates to MAAEIVNPRSESTTDHTGHEGGAEPLDSFDPAFALHRGGKMAVQATVPVRDKDDLSLAYTPGVAKVCSAIAEQPELVHDYTWKSSVVAVVTDGTAVLGLGDIGPEASLPVMEGKAILFKQFGGVDAVPIALNCTDVDEIVETVVRLAPSFGGVNLEDISAPRCFEIERKLQERLDIPVFHDDQHGTAVVTLAALRNAARLSKRTLGELRAVISGAGAAGVAIAKMLVEAGIGDVAVADRKGVVSADRDDLTPVKRELAGFTNKAGISGSLEAALAGADVFIGVSGGTVPEDAVASMAEGAFVFAMANPNPEVHPEVAHKYAAVVATGRSDFPNQINNVLAFPGIFAGALQVRASRITEGMKLAAAEALAGVVGDDLAADYVIPSPFDERVAPAVTAAVAAAARAEGVARR, encoded by the coding sequence GTGGCAGCGGAGATCGTCAATCCTCGCAGCGAGAGCACGACGGACCATACGGGTCATGAGGGCGGTGCGGAGCCCCTCGACTCCTTCGATCCGGCGTTCGCGCTCCACCGTGGCGGCAAGATGGCCGTGCAGGCCACGGTGCCGGTCCGTGACAAGGACGACCTGTCCCTGGCGTACACGCCCGGTGTCGCGAAGGTGTGCAGCGCGATCGCGGAGCAGCCGGAGCTCGTGCACGACTACACGTGGAAGTCGTCGGTCGTGGCCGTCGTGACGGACGGTACGGCCGTGCTGGGACTCGGTGACATCGGGCCCGAGGCCTCCCTCCCGGTGATGGAGGGCAAGGCGATTCTGTTCAAGCAGTTCGGTGGCGTGGACGCGGTTCCGATCGCGCTGAACTGCACGGACGTCGACGAGATCGTCGAGACGGTGGTGCGGCTCGCGCCGTCGTTCGGCGGGGTCAACCTGGAGGACATCTCGGCGCCGCGGTGCTTCGAGATCGAGCGGAAGCTCCAGGAGCGGCTGGACATTCCCGTCTTCCACGACGACCAGCACGGTACGGCGGTGGTGACGCTGGCGGCCCTGCGGAACGCCGCGCGGCTGAGCAAGCGGACGCTGGGCGAACTGCGGGCCGTCATCTCCGGCGCCGGTGCGGCGGGTGTCGCCATCGCGAAGATGCTGGTCGAGGCCGGGATCGGGGACGTCGCGGTGGCCGACCGCAAGGGTGTGGTGTCGGCGGACCGGGACGATCTGACGCCGGTGAAGCGGGAGCTGGCCGGGTTCACGAACAAGGCGGGTATCAGCGGGTCGCTGGAGGCGGCGCTGGCCGGGGCCGATGTGTTCATCGGGGTCTCCGGTGGGACGGTGCCCGAGGACGCGGTGGCGTCGATGGCCGAGGGCGCGTTCGTTTTCGCCATGGCGAACCCGAACCCTGAGGTGCACCCCGAGGTCGCGCACAAGTACGCGGCCGTGGTGGCTACCGGGCGGTCGGACTTCCCGAACCAGATCAACAACGTGCTGGCCTTTCCGGGGATCTTCGCGGGTGCCCTGCAGGTGCGGGCGTCGCGGATCACGGAGGGGATGAAGCTGGCTGCCGCGGAGGCGCTGGCGGGCGTGGTCGGGGACGACCTCGCGGCCGACTACGTCATCCCGTCGCCGTTCGACGAGCGGGTCGCGCCGGCGGTGACGGCTGCGGTGGCGGCGGCTGCGCGGGCTGAGGGTGTGGCTCGGCGGTGA